A window of the Arachis duranensis cultivar V14167 chromosome 5, aradu.V14167.gnm2.J7QH, whole genome shotgun sequence genome harbors these coding sequences:
- the LOC107488770 gene encoding superoxide dismutase [Fe] 3, chloroplastic isoform X1: MSSCYFSPLHTTCHLTSTGLSTKFKIPKLHMQKKRCQVSSRSSKVTAFYGLRTPPYEHDALEPYMSKRTIDMHWGEHHHNFIEGLNKQLEKDDILYGYTLDELVKVTYNNGNPLPEFNNAAEVWNHNFFWECMRPDGGDMPELGLLQQIEKDFGSFTNFRDKFVEASLTLFGSGWVWLVLKREERRLAIVKTANAICPIVWDHIPIINLDLWEHAYYLDYKNDRARYVNVFLDHLVSWDAASMHLTRAEAFVNLGEPKIPVA, encoded by the exons ATGAGTTCTTGTTACTTCAGCCCTCTGCATACTACTTGTCATCTCACTTCTACAGGCTTATCTACGAAGTTCAAGATTCCGAAGCTTCACATG CAGAAAAAGAGGTGTCAAGTCTCTTCAAGATCTTCGAAAGTGACTGCATTTTATGGCTTGAGGACCCCTCCTTATGAACAT GATGCACTAGAGCCGTATATGAGTAAGAGGACAATTGACATGCATTGGGGAGAACATCATCATAATTTTATAGAAGGTTTGAACAAACAGCTGGAGAAGGATGATATACTATATGGGTACACCTTGGATGAACTAGTCAAAGTGACGTACAACAATGGCAATCCCTTACCTGAATTCAACAATGCTGCTGAG GTTTGGAATCATAACTTCTTCTGGGAGTGTATGCGACCAGATGGGGGTGATATGCCCGAGCTAGGTCTTCTTCAAcagattgaaaaagatttcgGATCATTTACAAACTTTAGAGACAAGTTTGTAGAAGCTTCCCTCACACTATTTGGTTCTGGCTGGGTTTGGCTAGTTT TGAAGCGAGAAGAAAGACGACTAGCCATAGTGAAAACTGCAAATGCCATTTGTCCAATTGTGTGGGATCACATA CCAATTATCAACTTGGATTTGTGGGAG CATGCTTATTATCTGGATTATAAG AATGACAGGGCAAGGTATGTGAATGTATTTCTTGACCACCTTGTATCTTGGGATGCTGCATCAATGCACTTGACACGGGCAGAAGCTTTTGTGAATTTAGGGGAGCCTAAAATCCCTGTTGCATGA
- the LOC107488768 gene encoding putative disease resistance protein RGA3 → MATALLGIVIGNLQNFVQNELATIWGVESHTVKLCSNLSSIHAVLQDAEEKQITERAVKLWLQKLSDAAYVLDDILDECSIESNRLVLKAHVMCFARFHPRIILFRRDIGRRMKEITKRFHEIDEERRKFELRAGVTERQQEDDRWRQTSSVRTEQHMYGRDQDRDEILKFLLSHSCNSDELSVYPIVGIGGLGKTTLAQWIFNDDCVIKHFDLRIWVCISSDFNIMRILQSIVESITLQNPNLSTLESMQKKVQEMLLRKRYLLVLDDVWNEDQEEWKKLKCMLQCGSGVKGSVILVTTRNESVASIMGTCSIHRLLPLSEDDNWSLFKHHAFGNNEESAELEKIGKEIVKKCVGSPLASKVLGSLLRNKSEKQQWLDIKESKIWNISGGDAIMRALRISYFNLKLSLRQCFSFCAIYPEDFRILKEELIHLWMANGLIKSEGNLEVEHVGNDVWDELCQRSFFEEVKDDLFGNVTFKIHDLFHELAQSIVGEECKVSKSANLSNLSSRLHHISLVGLDGESKFNMGAFKKVESLRTFIEFDSFVLFNSHGLPPFNSLRALSMSSMQLSALKSLTHLRYLNICNSLIITLPKCISMLRKLQVLKLYSCFYLRSLPKHLTCLQDLRHLSIQRCPSLVSMPSKIGILKCLKTLSTFIVDSKAGSSIAELRDLNLGGKLHIKGLENVLREIDARAANLISKKNLNCLYLSWGNNNADSEKVLNGLKPHSNLKSFGMKGYGGTQLAPWLRNTSLLSSLVSVTLHHCKSCEQLPPLGKLPHLTYLSIRGMEGVEHIDDDSYEGFEEKAFKSLKKLMLHGLPNLISMLKVEGAEMLPNLLEVSISSVPKFKLPCLPSVKNLEIQDMASFPVEIVHNLDHVETLCIDYFPNLKALPDVLCSLTLLQTLEIGYCDELETFSENVLQGLSSLRALSIHRCKKLKSLSEGVRHLTYLQCLDISYCPELVAVPSSMNVLTTLHHVTIFGGDHNRVLPEGLQGIPSLQTLSLYNVDSLPEWLGDMTSLQELRISYCPELKSLPSRFGQLTNLHKLLIEKSPMLEKRCKRITGEDWQHIAHISELELVSGHKRTFCEKIRFNWYSRKILFHNLMNSDQCLYLDDEFDMIADDPKFNLSLPNKEIFWSSEFK, encoded by the exons ATGGCTACTGCTTTACTTGGAATTGTCATTGGAAACTTGCAGAATTTTGTGCAGAATGAGCTTGCAACAATTTGGGGGGTTGAATCACATACCGTAAAGCTATGTAGTAACCTCAGTTCAATCCATGCAGTGCTCCAAGATGCTGAAGAGAAACAAATTACAGAGCGTGCTGTGAAGCTTTGGCTGCAGAAGCTTTCAGATGCAGCATATGTGCTTGATGATATCTTAGATGAATGTTCAATAGAATCCAACCGTCTAGTGCTTAAGGCACATGTTATGTGCTTTGCCCGTTTTCATCCCAGGATAATTCTGTTTCGTCGTGACATTGGTAGGAGGATGAAAGAGATTACCAAAAGATTCCATGAGATTGATGAAGAGAGGAGGAAGTTTGAGTTGCGTGCAGGTGTCACAGAGAGGCAACAAGAAGATGATCGATGGCGACAGACGAGTTCTGTCCGAACTGAGCAGCACATGTATGGAAGAGATCAAGACAGAGATGAGATTTTGAAGTTTCTTTTAAGCCATTCTTGCAACAGTGACGAGCTCTCCGTCTATCCCATTGTTGGTATTGGAGGACTTGGAAAAACAACACTTGCTCAATGGATCTTCAATGATGATTGTGTAATCAAACACTTTGACCTCCGAATTTGGGTTTGCATTTCCAGTGATTTTAATATAATGAGAATTTTGCAGTCCATTGTAGAATCCATCACCTTACAAAACCCCAACCTCTCTACTTTAGAATCAATGCAAAAGAAAGTTCAAGAGATGCTACTCCGCAAAAGGTATTTACTTGTTCTAGATGATGTGTGGAATGAGGATCAAGAAGAATGGAAGAAGTTGAAATGCATGTTACAATGTGGAAGCGGAGTAAAAGGTTCTGTAATTTTGGTAACTACTCGAAATGAAAGTGTTGCATCCATCATGGGAACATGCTCTATTCATCGCCTCTTACCTTTGTCCGAGGATGACAACTGGTCATTGTTCAAACACCATGCATTTGGCAATAACGAAGAAAGTGCAGAgcttgaaaagataggaaaggaGATTGTGAAAAAATGTGTAGGTTCCCCTCTTGCATCCAAAGTACTTGGAAGCCTTCTACGCAACAAAAGTGAGAAACAACAATGGCTTGATATAAAGGAAAGTAAGATTTGGAATATATCCGGAGGTGATGCGATCATGCGTGCTCTGAGAATAAGCTACTTTAATTTGAAGTTGTCGCTAAGACAGTGCTTTTCTTTTTGTGCCATTTACCCTGAAGACTTTCGAATCTTGAAAGAAGAGCTAATTCATCTCTGGATGGCAAATGGGCTTATTAAGTCAGAAGGAAATTTGGAGGTTGAGCATGTTGGCAACGATGTGTGGGATGAATTGTGTCAGAGATCATTTTTTGAAGAAGTGAAGGATGATTTATTTGGAAATGTTACATTCAAGATTCATGATTTATTCCATGAACTTGCTCAATCTATTGTAGGGGAAGAGTGTAAGGTTTCTAAGTCTGCAAACTTGAGTAATCTGTCAAGTAGACTCCACCATATAAGTTTGGTAGGCTTGGATGGAGAATCCAAATTCAACATGGGTGCCTTCAAGAAAGTTGAATCCCTAAGGACTTTTATTGAGTTTGATTCGTTTGTTTTGTTTAATTCACATGGCTTGCCACCATTCAATTCTCTCCGAGCATTAAGCATGAGCTCTATGCAACTCTCTGCACTCAAAAGCTTAACACACTTGAGGTACTTAAATATTTGCAATAGTTTGATCATAACATTGCCTAAGTGTATTTCTATGCTGCGAAAATTGCAAGTTCTAAAACTGTATTCTTGCTTTTATCTCCGTTCCTTACCTAAACACTTGACATGCCTACAAGATCTTAGACATCTCTCCATTCAAAGGTGTCCGTCATTAGTATCAATGCCCTCGAAAATCGGTATACTGAAATGTCTCAAGACATTGAGTACTTTCATTGTGGATTCAAAAGCTGGGTCTAGCATAGCCGAGTTACGCGATCTTAATCTTGGAGGCAAGCTACATATCAAAGGACTTGAGAATGTCCTCAGGGAAATTGATGCTAGAGCTGCTAATTTGATTAGTAAAAAGAACCTGAATTGTTTATACTTGTCCTGGGGCAATAATAATGCAGATTCAGAAAAGGTGCTTAATGGCCTCAAGCCTCATTCAAATCTCAAAAGTTTCGGGATGAAGGGTTATGGAGGAACACAATTGGCCCCTTGGTTGAGAAATACCTCACTTCTCTCAAGCTTAGTCAGTGTTACACTTCACCACTGCAAAAGTTGTGAGCAACTTCCTCCACTTGGTAAGTTACCTCATTTAACTTATCTTTCTATACGTGGAATGGAAGGTGTGGAACACATCGATGATGACTCGTATGAAGGCTTTGAGGAGAAGGCTTTCAAGTCCTTAAAGAAACTAATGCTACATGGGTTGCCAAACTTGATCTCGATGTTGAAAGTTGAAGGAGCAGAGATGCTGCCTAATCTTCTAGAAGTTAGTATTTCATCTGTTCCCAAATTTAAATTGCCATGCCTTCCATCTGTCAAGAATCTTGAAATTCAAGACATGGCTTCCTTCCCAGTAGAAATTGTGCATAATTTGGATCATGTTGAGACCCTATGCATTGACTACTTCCCTAATCTCAAGGCATTACCGGATGTATTGTGCAGCCTCACCTTGTTACAAACTTTAGAAATCGGATATTGCGATGAGCTTGAGACTTTCTCAGAAAATGTTCTGCAAGGTCTGAGCTCACTTCGAGCTTTGAGCATTCACCGCTGCAAGAAGTTGAAGTCCTTATCCGAAGGTGTGAGACACCTAACTTATCTCCAGTGCCTTGACATCTCATACTGTCCAGAGCTGGTGGCTGTACCAAGCAGCATGAATGTGCTAACTACCCTCCACCACGTTACAATCTTCGGCGGGGACCATAATCGAGTTCTTCCAGAAGGCTTGCAGGGTATCCCTTCCCTACAAACTTTGAGTCTATACAATGTAGATTCATTGCCAGAATGGTTAGGAGACATGACTTCTCTTCAAGAACTACGCATCAGTTACTGCCCTGAGTTGAAATCATTGCCAAGTAGATTTGGACAATTAACAAACTTGCACAAGTTATTAATTGAGAAAAGTCCAATGTTGGAGAAGCGATGCAAAAGGATAACAGGGGAAGATTGGCAACATATAGCTCACATCTCAGAACTCGAATTGGTTTCAGGACACAAAAGGACATTTTGCG AGAAAATCAGGTTTAATTGGTATTCAAGGaagattttatttcataatttgatGAACAGTGATCAGTGCCTTTATTTGGATGATGAATTTGACATGATAGCTGATgatccaaaattcaatttaagtTTGCCAAACAAGGAAATATTCTG GTCCTCAGAATTTAAATGA
- the LOC107488770 gene encoding superoxide dismutase [Fe] 3, chloroplastic isoform X2, giving the protein MSSCYFSPLHTTCHLTSTGLSTKFKIPKLHMKKRCQVSSRSSKVTAFYGLRTPPYEHDALEPYMSKRTIDMHWGEHHHNFIEGLNKQLEKDDILYGYTLDELVKVTYNNGNPLPEFNNAAEVWNHNFFWECMRPDGGDMPELGLLQQIEKDFGSFTNFRDKFVEASLTLFGSGWVWLVLKREERRLAIVKTANAICPIVWDHIPIINLDLWEHAYYLDYKNDRARYVNVFLDHLVSWDAASMHLTRAEAFVNLGEPKIPVA; this is encoded by the exons ATGAGTTCTTGTTACTTCAGCCCTCTGCATACTACTTGTCATCTCACTTCTACAGGCTTATCTACGAAGTTCAAGATTCCGAAGCTTCACATG AAAAAGAGGTGTCAAGTCTCTTCAAGATCTTCGAAAGTGACTGCATTTTATGGCTTGAGGACCCCTCCTTATGAACAT GATGCACTAGAGCCGTATATGAGTAAGAGGACAATTGACATGCATTGGGGAGAACATCATCATAATTTTATAGAAGGTTTGAACAAACAGCTGGAGAAGGATGATATACTATATGGGTACACCTTGGATGAACTAGTCAAAGTGACGTACAACAATGGCAATCCCTTACCTGAATTCAACAATGCTGCTGAG GTTTGGAATCATAACTTCTTCTGGGAGTGTATGCGACCAGATGGGGGTGATATGCCCGAGCTAGGTCTTCTTCAAcagattgaaaaagatttcgGATCATTTACAAACTTTAGAGACAAGTTTGTAGAAGCTTCCCTCACACTATTTGGTTCTGGCTGGGTTTGGCTAGTTT TGAAGCGAGAAGAAAGACGACTAGCCATAGTGAAAACTGCAAATGCCATTTGTCCAATTGTGTGGGATCACATA CCAATTATCAACTTGGATTTGTGGGAG CATGCTTATTATCTGGATTATAAG AATGACAGGGCAAGGTATGTGAATGTATTTCTTGACCACCTTGTATCTTGGGATGCTGCATCAATGCACTTGACACGGGCAGAAGCTTTTGTGAATTTAGGGGAGCCTAAAATCCCTGTTGCATGA